One genomic window of Muntiacus reevesi chromosome 4, mMunRee1.1, whole genome shotgun sequence includes the following:
- the LOC136167591 gene encoding olfactory receptor 6C2-like, with product MKNYTAITTFILVGLTDDANLQILLFIFLFLTYLLSVVGNLIIITLTLVDPHLKTPMYFFLRNFSILEVSFTTVCIPRFLYTMASGDNTVTYNACATQLFFVVILAVTEFFLLTAMSYDRYVAICKPLHYTTIMNNMVGIKFLIGCYMIALIIVIPPFGMGFELEFCDSNVIDHFGCDAAPILKITCSDTEFLERFVFVLAVLTLLFTLVCVVMSYTYIIRTILRFPPAQQRKKAFSTCSSHITVVSITYGTCIFIYIKPHAKEGVAMNKVVSVLTTSVAPVMNPFIYTLRNKQVVQAFKDMIKRVAFNFKKLNDY from the coding sequence ATGAAAAATTATACAGCAATAACAACATTCATCCTTGTGGGACTAACCGATGATGCAAATCTACAGATTTTGCTATTCATCTTTTTGTTTCTAACCTACCTTTTGAGTGTTGTTGGAAACCTGATCATCATCACTCTCACTTTGGTAGATCCTCACCTCAAAAcacccatgtattttttcctccgGAATTTCTCCATCTTGGAAGTGTCATTCACAACCGTCTGTATTCCCAGATTCCTCTACACAATGGCATCTGGGGACAATACTGTTACATACAATGCATGTGCCACtcaattattttttgttgttatcctGGCTGTGACTGAGTTTTTCCTCCTGACGGCCAtgtcctatgaccgctatgtggccatctgcaaacccctGCATTACACAACCATCATGAACAACATGGTCGGCATCAAGTTCCTCATTGGCTGTTACATGATTGCTCTAATCATCGTCATTCCACCTTTTGGCATGGGCTTTGAGCTTGAGTTTTGTGACTCTAATGTCATAGACCACTTTGGCTGTGATGCTGCTCCCATCCTGAAGATTACTTGCTCAGACACAGAGTTCCTAGAGCGATTCGTCTTTGTCCTGGCTGTGTTGACACTCCTGTTCACCTTGGTGTGTGTAGTCATGTCCTATACATACATCATCAGGACCATTCTCAGATTCCCTCCTGCCCAGCAAAGGAAAAAGGCTTTTTCTACATGTTCTTCCCATATAACTGTGGTTTCTATCACTTATGGAACCTGCATTTTCATCTACATCAAACCACATGCAAAAGAAGGGGTAGCTATGAATAAGGTGGTGTCAGTGCTAACAACTTCGGTTGCCCCCGTAATGAATCCTTTCATTTATACTCTGAGGAACAAACAAGTGGTACAAGCTTTCAAAGACATGATCAAAAGGGTTGCATTCAATTTCAAAAAACTAAATGATTActga
- the LOC136166182 gene encoding olfactory receptor 6C2-like produces the protein MRNHTAITTFILLGLTDDPKLQDLLFVFLLLTYMLSVAGNLVIITLTLLDSHLKTPMYYFLRNFSFLEVSFTTVCIPRFLYSMATGDNTVTYNACATQLFFIVLFAATEFFLLAAMSYDRYVAICKPLHYTTLMNNTALVLCCWLAGLLIILPPLGMGLQLEFCDSNVIDHFGCDTSPILQITCSDTVLIERIALSFAVLTLIFTLLCVVLSYTYIVKTILRFPSAQQRKKAFSTCSSHMIVVSIAYGSCIFIYIKPSAKEGVAINKVVSVLTTSVAPSLNPFIYTLRNKHVKEAFKDTVKRVVFLTKK, from the coding sequence ATGAGAAATCATACAGCAATAACAACATTCATTCTCCTGGGACTGACAGACGACCCAAAGCTACAAGAcctgctttttgtgtttttgcttCTCACCTATATGTTGAGTGTGGCTGGGAACCTCGTCATTATCACCCTCACACTTTTGGATTCCCATCTTAAAACGCCCATGTATTATTTCCTCcgaaatttctctttcttagaaGTCTCATTCACCACGGTCTGTATTCCCAGATTCCTGTATTCTATGGCAACTGGAGATAATACTGTTACCTACAATGCTTGTGCCacccaattattttttattgtcctCTTCGCAGCAACTGAATTTTTCCTCCTCGCAGCCATGTCTtacgaccgctacgtggccatctgcaaacccctGCACTACACCACTCTCATGAACAACACTGCCCTTGTTCTCTGCTGTTGGTTGGCTGGCCTGTTGATCATCCTCCCACCTCTTGGCATGGGCCTCCAGCTGGAATTCTGTGATTCGAATGTGATTGATCATTTTGGCTGTGACACatctcctattttacagataactTGCTCAGACACCGTGTTAATAGAGAGAATTGCTTTGAGTTTTGCTGTGCTGACACTCATTTTTACCTTACTGTGTGTGGTCCTCTCCTACACATACATCGTCAAGACCATTCTAAGATTTCCTTCTGCCCAACAAAGGAAAAAGGCTTTTTCCACCTgttcttcccacatgattgtgGTTTCCATCGCCTATGGCAGCTGCATCTTCATCTACATCAAGCCTTCAGCCAAGGAAGGAGTGGCCATCAACAAAGTGGTGTCTGTGCTCACAACTTCCGTCGCCCCTTCGCTGAATCCATTCATCTACACACTTCGGAACAAACACGTGAAAGAGGCCTTTAAAGACACAGTAAAACGAGTTGTATTTCTCACAAAGAAGTAA